One window of Trueperaceae bacterium genomic DNA carries:
- the rho gene encoding transcription termination factor Rho: MQSKIVPELHLIAKEVGLEEYRQMEKDDLAIAILERSSEAEGLKLVRGYLEISSDGYGFLQESLLQNNTRQVIVSAGLIKQFRLRTGDYILGKARRPRDNERYGTLIRVEAVNGVDPFQAARRPRFDDLVPTFPERRITLETTQNELSARVIDLLAPIGRGQRGLIVAPPKAGKTTLLKSIAHAVSTNEPDIKVIVLLVDERPEEVTDFRESVEGVEVIASTFDEPPANHIRVAEFVHERARRIVEEGGHVMILLDSITRLARANNLVTPATGRTLSGGLDSSALHWPKRFLGAARNIRGGGSLSILATALVETGSRMDDVIFEEFKGTGNMELHLSRRLEERRIFPAIDILKSGTRREDLLLTEAALAKMWLLRKVISDMDAAEAMEMLLSRLSRTKSNEEFLSTLGQG, translated from the coding sequence CTGCAGTCGAAGATCGTTCCCGAACTTCACCTCATCGCCAAGGAGGTGGGCCTCGAGGAGTACCGCCAGATGGAGAAAGACGATCTGGCGATCGCCATCCTCGAGCGCTCCTCGGAGGCCGAGGGACTCAAACTGGTCCGCGGCTACCTCGAGATCTCCTCGGACGGCTACGGTTTCCTTCAGGAGTCGCTGCTCCAGAACAACACCCGGCAAGTGATCGTGTCGGCCGGCCTCATCAAGCAGTTCCGGCTCAGGACAGGCGACTACATCCTCGGCAAGGCTCGGCGACCCCGCGACAACGAGCGCTACGGCACCCTGATCAGGGTCGAGGCCGTGAACGGCGTGGACCCGTTCCAGGCAGCCAGGCGCCCCCGCTTCGACGACCTGGTACCCACCTTCCCAGAGCGGCGCATCACCCTCGAGACGACCCAGAATGAACTCTCTGCCCGCGTTATCGACCTGCTCGCTCCCATCGGGCGCGGTCAACGTGGTCTGATCGTCGCTCCGCCCAAGGCCGGTAAGACGACCCTGCTGAAGTCGATCGCCCATGCGGTGAGCACCAACGAGCCCGACATCAAGGTGATCGTGCTGCTGGTGGACGAGAGGCCCGAGGAGGTCACCGACTTCCGCGAGTCGGTCGAAGGGGTCGAGGTCATCGCCTCCACCTTCGACGAGCCTCCCGCGAACCACATACGGGTCGCCGAGTTCGTGCACGAACGCGCTCGACGTATCGTCGAGGAGGGCGGACACGTGATGATCCTGCTCGACTCGATCACCCGCCTGGCCCGTGCCAACAACCTGGTGACGCCGGCCACCGGTCGGACCCTCTCCGGCGGCCTCGATTCGAGCGCCCTCCACTGGCCCAAGCGTTTCCTGGGCGCCGCTCGCAACATTCGCGGGGGCGGCTCGCTGTCGATCCTTGCGACCGCCCTCGTCGAGACGGGTTCGCGCATGGACGACGTGATCTTCGAGGAGTTCAAGGGCACCGGCAACATGGAGCTCCACCTCTCCAGGCGCCTCGAGGAGCGACGCATCTTCCCGGCCATCGACATCCTCAAGTCGGGTACTCGTCGTGAGGACCTGCTCCTCACCGAGGCCGCGCTCGCCAAGATGTGGCTGCTGCGCAAGGTCATCTCCGACATGGATGCCGCGGAGGCGATGGAGATGCTGCTGTCGCGTTTGTCACGCACGAAATCCAATGAGGAGTTCCTCTCCACGCTGGGACAGGGGTAA
- the ileS gene encoding isoleucine--tRNA ligase, with product MFDDVPNSIDFPELEGKVVEFWRERDIFRKSIDKPAPNGNYVFYEGPPTANGKPGVHHVISRAYKDLFPRFKTMQGYRVGRKGGWDTHGLPVEIAIEKRLGFTSKQQIEEFGIAKFNELCRSYVFENIQEWNEMTERIGFWLDLEKAYVTYDNGYIESCWWVMKELFDRGLLVEDFKTTWHSPSSNTTLASHEVSLGYREDVEDPSVYPKFPADTRELGSRGILGPGEARPVYLLAWTTTPWTLAANTGLAVKPDASYSLVAAPSRHGGSEQEHLYLLATELVDQVFGETPHERLLEVPAEKLEGLRYQPLLHGQRPAGVDLDGGWRVVLDDYVSLEDGTGIVHLAPAYGDLDKGKVHDLPTLFSVGLTGKVMEEVRPLDYDRLPGPYTDMWFKDADEKIADDLLERGLLYRKTTIRHAYPFNWRDDTPLMNVAKKSWYIRTTALKEKLLENNSRINWVPDHIKTGRFGRWLENNVDWALSRERYWGAPLPIWESEDGERVCVGSLEQLSELAGKDLAGMELHRPYVDEITFEKNGKTFRRVPYTVDVWFESGAMPYAQWHYQGEEATPVAHERLEANFPAHYICEAVDQTRGWFYSLHALATLLTNTDEEYRGPLAGLEADTSAFRNVICLGHIVDENGEKMSKSKGNVVDPWTVLNAQGADALRWYLYSSSPPGATKRFSQNLVEETVRDFFNTLWSTYHFFVLYANLDEPDLTSAPAPADRPLIDRWLVARLEALVRDVTRMLEEYDPTGASRAVRDFVVDELSNWYVRRNRRRFWKSEDDRDKAAAYASLYEALVTVAKLMAPMAPFTAEEIYRNLVVTLDQAAPESVHLARWPEVREELLDEELLRDMGALVRVVELGRAARAASGVKTRQPLPEVLVRVRSEEELEGLKRLEHELLEELNVKRARYLDVTTDFVDYQVKPNLPLVGKRLGKLVPAMRQALARMDGRQIARNVREGKTTTLDLDGQTFDFEPEAFLLDARSPEGFAAVEERGYLAALDTRLSDELVREGISRDVVRLVQNARKNAGLEVSDRIAVGLEADGQVVEALREHRETVASEVLADSLELGPIENPQHTEEGEVEGERLLIGLRKV from the coding sequence ATGTTCGATGATGTGCCCAACAGCATCGACTTCCCCGAACTGGAGGGGAAGGTAGTGGAGTTCTGGCGCGAGCGCGACATCTTCCGCAAGTCGATCGACAAGCCGGCGCCGAATGGCAACTACGTCTTCTACGAGGGCCCGCCCACCGCCAACGGGAAGCCTGGCGTACACCACGTGATAAGCCGCGCCTACAAGGACCTCTTCCCGAGGTTCAAGACGATGCAGGGCTACCGGGTGGGGCGCAAGGGGGGTTGGGATACCCACGGGCTACCGGTCGAGATAGCGATCGAGAAGCGTTTAGGCTTCACCTCGAAGCAGCAGATCGAAGAGTTCGGCATCGCTAAGTTCAACGAACTGTGCCGCTCCTACGTCTTCGAGAACATCCAGGAGTGGAACGAGATGACCGAGCGGATCGGCTTCTGGCTCGACCTGGAGAAGGCTTACGTCACCTACGACAACGGCTACATCGAATCGTGCTGGTGGGTGATGAAGGAGCTGTTCGACCGCGGACTGCTGGTCGAGGACTTCAAGACCACCTGGCACAGCCCCTCCTCGAACACCACCCTCGCGTCCCACGAGGTGTCGCTCGGTTACCGCGAGGATGTCGAAGACCCTTCCGTCTACCCGAAGTTCCCTGCCGATACGCGTGAACTGGGCTCGCGCGGGATCCTTGGCCCGGGCGAGGCGAGGCCGGTCTACCTCCTCGCCTGGACGACGACGCCCTGGACCCTGGCCGCCAACACTGGTCTCGCCGTCAAACCGGACGCATCCTACTCGCTCGTGGCGGCCCCTTCGAGACACGGCGGCAGCGAGCAGGAGCACCTCTACCTGCTCGCCACCGAGCTCGTCGATCAGGTGTTCGGGGAGACGCCGCACGAGCGGCTGCTCGAAGTCCCGGCCGAGAAGCTCGAGGGGCTGCGCTACCAGCCGCTCCTCCATGGTCAGAGGCCCGCGGGAGTCGACCTGGATGGCGGCTGGCGGGTCGTGCTCGACGACTACGTGAGCCTCGAGGACGGTACCGGCATCGTCCACCTCGCCCCCGCTTACGGCGACCTGGACAAGGGGAAGGTGCACGATCTGCCCACCCTCTTCTCGGTGGGCCTCACCGGCAAGGTGATGGAGGAGGTGCGCCCGCTCGACTACGACCGGCTGCCGGGTCCCTACACCGACATGTGGTTCAAGGACGCCGACGAGAAGATCGCCGACGACCTGCTCGAGCGAGGCCTGCTCTACCGCAAGACCACCATCCGGCACGCCTACCCCTTCAACTGGCGAGACGACACCCCGTTGATGAACGTCGCCAAGAAGAGCTGGTACATAAGGACCACGGCCCTCAAGGAGAAGCTGCTCGAGAACAACTCCCGGATCAACTGGGTGCCCGACCACATCAAGACGGGCCGCTTCGGAAGGTGGCTCGAGAACAACGTCGACTGGGCGCTCTCCCGTGAGCGTTACTGGGGAGCCCCGCTGCCGATCTGGGAGTCCGAAGACGGCGAGCGAGTTTGCGTAGGCAGCCTCGAGCAGCTCTCGGAACTGGCCGGCAAAGATCTCGCGGGCATGGAGCTGCACCGGCCCTACGTCGACGAGATAACCTTCGAGAAGAACGGCAAGACGTTCCGCCGCGTGCCCTACACCGTCGACGTCTGGTTCGAATCGGGTGCCATGCCGTACGCCCAATGGCACTATCAGGGCGAAGAGGCGACACCTGTCGCTCACGAGCGGCTCGAGGCGAACTTCCCCGCCCACTACATCTGCGAAGCGGTGGACCAGACCCGCGGTTGGTTCTACAGCCTGCACGCGCTGGCCACTCTGCTCACCAACACCGACGAAGAGTACCGTGGGCCGCTCGCCGGACTGGAAGCCGACACCTCAGCGTTCCGCAACGTCATCTGCCTGGGTCACATCGTCGACGAGAACGGCGAAAAGATGAGCAAGTCGAAGGGGAACGTGGTCGACCCGTGGACGGTCCTGAACGCCCAGGGCGCCGACGCGCTGCGCTGGTACCTCTACAGTTCGAGCCCGCCCGGGGCCACCAAGCGCTTCAGTCAGAACCTCGTCGAGGAGACCGTCAGGGACTTCTTCAACACGCTCTGGAGCACCTACCACTTCTTCGTGCTCTACGCCAACCTCGACGAGCCGGACCTGACTTCGGCGCCGGCACCCGCGGACCGTCCCCTCATCGACCGATGGCTGGTCGCCAGGCTCGAGGCGCTGGTGCGGGATGTGACCAGGATGCTGGAGGAGTACGACCCGACCGGAGCCAGCCGTGCGGTCCGCGATTTCGTGGTCGACGAGCTATCGAACTGGTACGTGCGCCGCAACCGTCGCCGCTTCTGGAAGAGCGAGGACGACCGCGACAAAGCGGCCGCTTACGCCTCGCTGTACGAAGCCCTGGTGACGGTCGCCAAGCTGATGGCCCCGATGGCCCCCTTCACGGCCGAGGAGATCTACCGCAATCTGGTCGTAACCCTGGACCAGGCGGCACCGGAGAGCGTTCACCTCGCCCGCTGGCCCGAGGTTCGCGAGGAGCTGCTCGACGAAGAGCTCCTCCGCGACATGGGAGCTCTCGTGAGAGTCGTAGAGCTGGGCCGCGCGGCCCGCGCTGCGAGCGGAGTGAAGACCCGCCAGCCCCTCCCCGAGGTACTCGTGAGGGTGCGCTCCGAGGAGGAACTCGAGGGGCTCAAGCGACTCGAGCACGAACTGCTGGAGGAGCTGAACGTCAAGCGGGCCCGGTACCTGGACGTCACGACCGACTTCGTCGACTACCAGGTGAAGCCGAATCTGCCTCTGGTGGGTAAGCGCCTGGGCAAACTGGTCCCCGCGATGCGGCAGGCCCTCGCCCGGATGGACGGCCGGCAGATCGCGCGCAACGTGCGCGAGGGGAAGACGACTACTCTGGACCTGGACGGTCAGACATTCGATTTCGAACCGGAGGCGTTCCTGCTGGACGCGCGGAGTCCCGAGGGGTTCGCCGCGGTCGAAGAGCGCGGTTACCTAGCCGCGCTCGATACCAGGCTCTCCGACGAACTCGTGCGTGAGGGCATCAGCCGGGACGTGGTGAGGCTGGTGCAGAACGCCCGCAAGAACGCCGGACTGGAGGTGTCCGACAGGATCGCCGTGGGCCTGGAGGCCGACGGCCAGGTGGTGGAGGCGCTTCGTGAACACCGCGAAACAGTAGCTTCCGAGGTCCTCGCCGACTCGCTGGAACTGGGCCCGATCGAGAACCCTCAGCACACCGAGGAGGGCGAGGTCGAGGGCGAGCGGCTTCTGATCGGCCTGCGAAAGGTCTAG
- a CDS encoding phosphoglycerate kinase: MKLPTIDDLEIDGRTVLVRVDFNVPLSEGRVSDDSRIRAALPTLEALLERNATLILMSHLGRPKGPDEAFRMAPVAERLSQLLQREVRYRPTAGPASREQREFVEAAPEGSVTLLENTRFDSGETKNDPELARTLASYADVFVNDAFGAAHRAHASTEGVAHLLPSAAGRLMARELEVLGRLRDDPEKPFTVIVGGAKVSDKIGVISSLLEVADHLLVVGAMAYTFVRAQGGKVGRSLVEEEKLGVARDLLAKAREKGVELLLPVDSVCAPAIENGIDTEVHPSDAIPDDLMGLDAGPEAVERFVEALQGSKTVFWNGPLGVFEVSPFDSGTKAIAHAVANLDAFTVVGGGDSVAAINEVGLQVLIDHVSTGGGASLEFLEGEELPGVKALRAGS; encoded by the coding sequence CTGAAGCTGCCCACCATAGATGACCTGGAGATCGACGGGCGCACCGTCCTGGTGCGCGTCGACTTCAACGTGCCGTTGAGCGAGGGGCGGGTGAGTGACGACTCGCGGATAAGGGCCGCGCTTCCCACTCTAGAGGCCCTGCTCGAGCGGAACGCGACGCTCATCCTGATGAGCCACCTAGGCAGGCCGAAGGGCCCCGACGAAGCCTTCCGCATGGCACCGGTCGCCGAGCGCCTCTCGCAGCTGCTCCAACGTGAGGTCCGCTACCGGCCGACCGCTGGACCCGCGAGCCGCGAGCAGCGAGAGTTCGTCGAGGCCGCTCCGGAGGGGAGCGTGACCCTGCTCGAGAACACCCGCTTCGACTCCGGCGAAACGAAGAACGATCCCGAGCTGGCGCGAACTCTCGCCTCGTACGCCGACGTGTTCGTCAACGACGCGTTCGGAGCGGCCCACCGGGCTCATGCGAGTACCGAGGGGGTGGCCCATCTGCTCCCGAGCGCCGCGGGTCGCCTCATGGCCCGCGAGCTGGAGGTGCTGGGCCGGCTCAGGGATGACCCGGAGAAGCCGTTCACCGTGATCGTGGGCGGCGCCAAGGTGTCGGACAAGATCGGCGTCATCTCCAGCTTGCTGGAGGTCGCTGACCACCTGCTGGTGGTCGGCGCCATGGCGTATACCTTCGTCAGGGCGCAGGGCGGCAAGGTGGGGCGCTCGCTCGTGGAGGAGGAGAAGCTGGGAGTCGCCAGGGACCTCCTGGCCAAGGCCCGGGAGAAGGGGGTCGAACTGCTCCTGCCCGTCGACTCCGTGTGCGCTCCTGCCATCGAGAACGGGATCGACACCGAGGTGCACCCCTCGGACGCCATCCCCGACGACCTGATGGGGCTCGACGCCGGTCCAGAAGCGGTTGAGCGTTTCGTCGAGGCGCTGCAGGGCTCGAAGACGGTGTTCTGGAACGGGCCGCTGGGCGTCTTCGAGGTCTCCCCCTTCGACTCCGGCACCAAGGCGATCGCCCACGCGGTAGCGAACCTCGACGCGTTCACGGTGGTAGGCGGAGGCGATTCGGTCGCCGCGATCAACGAGGTGGGGCTGCAGGTGCTGATCGATCACGTCTCGACCGGAGGCGGCGCCTCGCTCGAATTCCTCGAGGGCGAAGAACTGCCCGGCGTGAAGGCGCTCCGGGCAGGCAGCTGA
- a CDS encoding Rrf2 family transcriptional regulator, whose translation MWVSTKAQYGMRALVEVGLSGGKPTSLKVVADRQNLSQQYLEQIFAVLRRAGYVESVRGARGGYRIAKPLDQIDALEVVELLEGSVAPVNCIEDAEACGHTGNCSTESLWRRVDGAVREVLRSTTLADLVAERELLQIEALPPEFAGA comes from the coding sequence ATGTGGGTATCCACCAAGGCACAGTACGGCATGAGGGCGCTGGTCGAGGTGGGACTCAGCGGGGGTAAGCCGACCAGCCTCAAGGTCGTCGCCGACCGCCAGAACTTGAGCCAGCAGTACCTGGAGCAGATCTTCGCGGTGCTGCGCCGGGCAGGATACGTCGAATCGGTTCGGGGCGCACGCGGCGGCTACCGGATCGCCAAACCGCTCGACCAGATCGATGCGCTCGAGGTGGTCGAACTGCTCGAGGGAAGCGTCGCTCCCGTCAACTGCATCGAGGATGCCGAGGCTTGCGGCCACACCGGCAACTGTTCCACGGAGTCGCTGTGGCGGCGGGTGGACGGCGCGGTGCGCGAGGTGCTCAGATCCACGACCCTGGCCGATCTCGTGGCCGAGCGGGAACTGCTCCAGATCGAAGCCCTGCCACCGGAATTCGCCGGGGCCTGA
- a CDS encoding peptidoglycan DD-metalloendopeptidase family protein: MSGFTRAPRLRLVGALSLSGRRARRLAHASVLLALLLCGPAFAQRQHLVRPGDTLYALADLYGTTVEALRQENDLSGSLLRVGQLLELPSQGGFRFAQAVAGETVAALAARLGLTETALRTANPGLGDALTPGTRVRVPPGDGVSLRLAEGDSLLELAMEYGISPSGLLEANDLEHLAAVAPGEWVYLPVPPRSLAVGGAAEVSRPRADPVVADREWHARQQERLLSQAPSLLAEFSPRASVFVMPLAGRLSSAYGWRNISVGGNRFHGGIDLAVDSGTPVAAALDGVVVRSGWVGAYGYAVYLEHGDGLQTRYAHLSELLVEVGDSVRQGDIIARTGSTGASTGPHLHFEIRVQGQAVDPLTLLSR; encoded by the coding sequence ATGTCGGGCTTCACCAGGGCGCCGCGGCTCAGGCTCGTCGGCGCCCTTTCTCTATCTGGGCGCCGAGCCAGGCGACTTGCTCACGCTTCGGTGCTCCTGGCCCTGCTGCTGTGCGGTCCAGCGTTCGCCCAGCGCCAGCACCTGGTCCGGCCCGGGGACACCCTCTACGCACTGGCCGACCTCTACGGAACGACCGTCGAGGCGCTACGGCAGGAGAACGACCTGAGCGGCAGCCTGTTGCGCGTTGGGCAGCTGCTGGAGCTGCCTTCGCAGGGGGGCTTCCGTTTCGCGCAGGCGGTGGCAGGGGAGACGGTCGCAGCGCTGGCCGCCCGCCTGGGCCTCACCGAGACCGCCCTCAGAACTGCGAATCCCGGACTGGGCGACGCGCTGACCCCCGGTACGAGGGTTCGGGTGCCGCCTGGCGACGGGGTGAGCCTGCGCCTCGCGGAGGGCGATTCACTCCTCGAGTTGGCGATGGAGTACGGCATCTCGCCCTCCGGGCTGCTGGAGGCGAACGACCTCGAACACCTGGCGGCGGTGGCGCCCGGCGAATGGGTCTATCTGCCGGTACCGCCCCGCTCCCTCGCTGTAGGCGGTGCGGCGGAAGTGTCGCGGCCGCGCGCCGATCCGGTCGTGGCCGACCGCGAGTGGCACGCGCGCCAACAGGAGAGGCTGCTGTCGCAGGCGCCATCACTGCTGGCCGAGTTCTCGCCCAGGGCGAGCGTGTTCGTCATGCCTCTGGCGGGTCGACTCAGCTCGGCCTACGGCTGGCGCAATATCTCCGTGGGCGGCAACCGCTTCCACGGCGGCATCGACCTCGCCGTCGACTCGGGTACGCCGGTGGCCGCGGCACTAGACGGCGTCGTCGTGCGGTCCGGTTGGGTTGGTGCCTACGGGTACGCTGTCTATCTCGAGCACGGCGACGGGCTCCAGACCCGCTACGCGCACCTCAGCGAGCTCCTGGTCGAGGTCGGCGACAGCGTGAGGCAAGGCGATATCATCGCCAGGACGGGTAGTACCGGCGCCTCCACGGGACCCCATCTCCACTTCGAGATCAGGGTTCAGGGGCAAGCGGTCGATCCACTGACGCTGCTCTCACGCTGA
- a CDS encoding response regulator has translation MAKVLLLDNQTHMLELLRSKFEVEGFEVLACESGEEGVAVAERELPDLIVLDERLQDADGTFVSERLQASELAGEIPVILLTSRASEGGAGKKDGNSQAVQMPFRPSQLMALVRENL, from the coding sequence GTGGCCAAGGTCTTGTTGCTGGACAATCAGACGCACATGCTCGAACTCCTGAGGTCGAAGTTCGAAGTCGAGGGGTTCGAGGTGTTGGCGTGCGAGAGCGGCGAAGAGGGTGTGGCGGTCGCCGAGAGGGAGTTGCCTGACCTGATCGTGCTCGACGAGCGACTACAGGATGCCGATGGCACGTTCGTTTCCGAGCGGCTCCAGGCGAGCGAGCTGGCCGGCGAGATCCCGGTGATCCTCCTCACCTCGCGCGCTTCCGAGGGTGGCGCCGGTAAGAAGGACGGTAACTCCCAGGCGGTGCAGATGCCGTTCCGCCCCAGCCAATTGATGGCGCTCGTGCGAGAGAACCTCTGA
- a CDS encoding RimK-like ATPgrasp N-terminal domain-containing protein, with protein MAARLFRPDPELGLEAELAHLGGDYSYMSSAYYEVLDAELAGQKIIPTTRDALDAYVVPIAMERARLAGMLVPEHVLATERFPEPPFMAYPVNPFSSAAELIVDAKTLEERRNGLTYTGKYAALCQTLPPDYRIDVVRTILGRSLTEEYRDFAREVFENFGIPLARVRVIVAPHGYLLSALEPLPFESLTLNEKTLLAGLGSWPS; from the coding sequence ATGGCAGCAAGATTGTTCCGCCCCGACCCGGAACTGGGTCTAGAAGCCGAACTCGCCCACCTGGGCGGCGACTACAGCTACATGTCGAGCGCCTACTACGAGGTCCTCGACGCCGAACTCGCCGGTCAGAAGATAATCCCCACCACCCGTGACGCGCTCGACGCCTACGTGGTGCCGATCGCCATGGAGCGGGCCCGGCTCGCGGGCATGCTGGTCCCCGAGCACGTGCTGGCTACGGAACGCTTCCCGGAGCCGCCGTTCATGGCCTACCCGGTGAACCCCTTCTCCAGCGCGGCGGAGCTGATCGTCGACGCCAAGACGCTGGAGGAGCGCCGCAACGGCCTCACCTACACCGGCAAGTACGCCGCACTCTGCCAGACACTTCCGCCCGACTACCGCATAGACGTAGTGCGCACCATCCTCGGCCGCTCGCTCACCGAGGAGTACCGCGACTTCGCCCGCGAAGTCTTCGAGAACTTCGGCATCCCACTCGCGAGGGTGCGCGTGATCGTCGCTCCTCACGGTTACCTGCTCTCGGCCCTCGAGCCGTTGCCGTTCGAGTCGTTGACCCTCAACGAGAAGACGCTGCTGGCGGGATTGGGATCATGGCCAAGCTAG
- a CDS encoding ATP-grasp domain-containing protein: MAKLAIFTERYTIRSSVELTALTNFRQAAFELGHQLDFLFKSELKYLRNYDGVLIRALTDPLNATYVVARVAEMNGLRVIDTSESIRICCDKVNMYSRLMAHAVPMPDTRFLDRHEVNAENAAELFETLGMPLVLKAPNSSFSAYVDRATNSESFVKIGRKFLRRADRVVVQQYMPSEFDWRVITLAGRVLAVVKYQFVQDKWKTMERGPAGEWSRTLPVPREEAEPRLLEVALAAAGAISGSLHGIDIKEVDGEFYVIEVNDNPNIDAGGEDRANSEIYAEIIRHLAGDA; this comes from the coding sequence ATGGCCAAGCTAGCGATCTTCACCGAGCGGTACACGATCCGCTCCTCGGTCGAACTGACGGCCCTCACGAACTTCCGTCAGGCGGCGTTCGAACTCGGGCATCAGCTCGACTTCCTGTTCAAGAGCGAGCTGAAGTACCTGCGGAACTACGACGGAGTACTGATCCGCGCCCTCACCGACCCGCTCAACGCAACCTACGTGGTCGCCCGGGTCGCCGAGATGAACGGCCTTCGCGTCATCGACACCAGCGAGAGCATCCGCATCTGCTGCGACAAGGTCAACATGTACTCGCGGCTGATGGCGCATGCGGTGCCCATGCCCGACACCCGCTTCCTCGACCGCCATGAAGTGAACGCCGAGAACGCCGCGGAGCTGTTCGAGACGCTCGGAATGCCCCTCGTCCTGAAGGCGCCCAACTCCTCCTTCTCGGCCTACGTCGACCGCGCCACCAACAGCGAATCGTTCGTGAAGATAGGCCGCAAGTTCCTCCGGCGGGCCGACCGGGTGGTGGTCCAGCAGTACATGCCCAGCGAGTTCGACTGGCGGGTGATAACCCTCGCTGGGCGGGTGCTGGCGGTCGTCAAGTACCAGTTCGTGCAGGACAAGTGGAAGACGATGGAGAGGGGACCGGCCGGCGAGTGGTCGAGGACCCTGCCGGTGCCGCGCGAGGAGGCAGAGCCGCGGCTGCTGGAGGTCGCCCTGGCGGCTGCCGGAGCGATCAGCGGTTCGCTCCACGGGATCGACATCAAAGAGGTGGACGGAGAGTTCTACGTCATCGAGGTGAACGACAACCCGAACATCGATGCCGGCGGCGAGGACCGGGCGAACAGCGAGATCTACGCCGAGATCATCCGTCACCTGGCGGGCGACGCCTGA
- the gap gene encoding type I glyceraldehyde-3-phosphate dehydrogenase — protein MNIGINGFGRIGRQIFRILHERGMGDSVVLINDLMPNEVMAQLLRFDSNYGRFPGTVEYDDEGLIVDGHRIRVTEERNPADLPWREMNVDIVVESTGLFTKREKAAAHLEAGAKKVLISAPSPDSDFDIMLGVNTEDYDPANHRIVSNASCTTNSLAAVMRVLDEEFGVEQAMMTTIHSYTNDQNILDAPHKDLRRARNAATNIIPTTTGAAKAVGKVLPQFQGKFDGVAVRVPTPTGSLSDVTAILGREASAQEVNQALCRRAESDLKGIIEYSSDPLVSRDIVGNPHSAIVDSQMTKTMGKMAKLFVWYDNELGYSNRMVDVLELMGKNL, from the coding sequence ATGAACATCGGTATCAACGGCTTCGGGCGCATCGGTCGCCAGATCTTCCGGATCCTGCACGAGCGGGGGATGGGCGATAGCGTCGTTCTGATAAACGACCTGATGCCGAACGAAGTGATGGCTCAGCTGCTTCGCTTCGACTCGAACTACGGCCGCTTCCCCGGCACCGTCGAATACGACGACGAGGGATTGATCGTGGACGGACACCGCATCCGCGTGACCGAGGAGCGCAATCCGGCCGATCTACCCTGGCGAGAGATGAACGTCGACATCGTCGTCGAGTCGACAGGCCTCTTCACCAAACGGGAGAAGGCCGCGGCTCACCTCGAGGCCGGCGCCAAGAAGGTGCTCATCAGCGCCCCCTCGCCCGACAGCGACTTCGACATAATGCTGGGCGTCAACACCGAAGACTACGATCCCGCCAACCACCGCATCGTCTCCAACGCCTCCTGCACCACCAACTCGTTGGCAGCCGTGATGCGCGTCCTCGACGAGGAGTTCGGCGTGGAGCAGGCGATGATGACGACTATCCACTCCTACACGAACGACCAGAACATCCTCGACGCCCCTCACAAGGACCTGCGGCGCGCCCGCAACGCAGCCACCAACATCATCCCCACCACCACGGGGGCGGCGAAGGCGGTAGGCAAGGTACTGCCGCAGTTCCAGGGCAAGTTCGACGGGGTCGCGGTCCGGGTGCCCACCCCAACCGGCTCCCTCTCGGACGTCACCGCCATCCTGGGCCGCGAAGCGAGCGCTCAGGAGGTCAACCAGGCGCTCTGCCGCCGGGCCGAGAGCGACCTCAAGGGGATCATCGAGTACAGTAGCGACCCGCTCGTGTCGCGTGACATCGTAGGCAACCCGCACTCGGCGATCGTCGACTCCCAGATGACGAAGACGATGGGCAAGATGGCCAAACTGTTCGTTTGGTACGACAACGAACTCGGCTACAGCAACCGCATGGTCGACGTCCTGGAACTGATGGGGAAGAATCTCTGA
- a CDS encoding N-acetyltransferase — MSTVVRPATPNDLGRLVELEQAHTSDRFSRSQLLYLLSRANGATLVAEEEDGSGSNRVLGNVIVLFRRNTDAAHLYSLTVDPAHRGRGIGRMLLERAEELAAARGLGTMQLEVRSDNDAAIRLYRASGYRPSGVKAGYYSDGCDGISMVKALGPRE, encoded by the coding sequence CTGAGCACGGTCGTTCGTCCGGCCACGCCGAACGACCTCGGTCGCCTCGTAGAGCTCGAGCAGGCGCACACGAGCGACCGCTTCAGCCGGTCGCAGCTGCTCTACCTGCTCTCCAGGGCGAACGGCGCCACTCTGGTGGCCGAGGAGGAGGACGGATCGGGCTCGAACCGGGTATTGGGCAACGTCATCGTCCTCTTCCGCCGCAACACCGATGCCGCTCACCTCTACTCCCTGACGGTCGACCCCGCGCATCGGGGCCGGGGGATCGGCCGGATGCTGCTGGAGCGGGCCGAGGAACTCGCCGCGGCCCGGGGCCTGGGCACGATGCAACTCGAGGTGCGGAGCGACAACGACGCCGCCATCCGCCTCTACCGGGCGAGCGGTTACCGGCCCAGCGGCGTGAAGGCTGGCTACTACTCCGACGGCTGTGACGGGATCTCGATGGTGAAGGCACTGGGTCCGCGCGAGTAG